A region of Desulfolithobacter dissulfuricans DNA encodes the following proteins:
- a CDS encoding IS110 family transposase, translating to MDLGDKNHVLCVLDRNGSVCYEGNIPNTKDDLVKFFTRYKGASVALEAATHSPWISRLLEELGCQVLVGNPRKLRVIWDSDRKNDSRDAMMLARIARFDPDLLYPVNHRGEGAQVDLELLQARDMLVKTRTSLINHVRGSVKAFGARLRSCIFQSIPATDST from the coding sequence ATGGATCTTGGCGACAAAAATCATGTTCTTTGTGTACTTGATCGAAATGGATCGGTCTGTTACGAGGGAAATATTCCGAACACGAAAGATGATCTGGTGAAGTTTTTTACCAGATACAAAGGGGCCTCCGTTGCCCTGGAAGCAGCAACCCATTCGCCCTGGATAAGCCGTCTGCTTGAAGAACTTGGTTGTCAGGTCCTGGTCGGCAACCCGCGCAAGCTGAGAGTTATCTGGGATAGTGACAGAAAAAATGATAGCCGTGATGCCATGATGCTGGCCAGAATTGCCCGGTTTGATCCCGATCTTCTCTATCCAGTCAACCATCGTGGCGAAGGAGCACAGGTTGACCTGGAGCTGCTCCAGGCAAGGGATATGCTGGTCAAGACCCGAACGTCTCTGATCAACCATGTTCGTGGCAGTGTCAAGGCTTTTGGAGCACGGTTACGGTCATGCATATTCCAGAGCATTCCGGCCACCGATTCCACGTGA
- a CDS encoding FAD/NAD(P)-binding protein: protein MDAAAVHGPGREDLAGTGLVNPYIPCPVRITEVIVESEDGNLKSFRLAFERSEDARAWSHVPGQFAMLSLAGQGEIPIGIASPPGEKELLFTVNRAGKVTTALHMLDVGARIGLRGPLGNGFPVDGALRGKNIVIIGGGFAFTTLRATLLHMLENRKDYGQVTVIYGARSPGMLLYRKELEAWDARDDVEMHVTIDREAPGWDGLVGFVPTIVGQVAPSPENAVALICGPPIMIRFTMGPLEELGWQNDQVYLSLENRMKCGLGVCGHCNVGPVYVCKDGPVFTRAEVLELPVEY, encoded by the coding sequence ATGGACGCAGCTGCTGTACACGGTCCTGGCAGGGAGGACCTGGCCGGAACCGGTCTGGTCAATCCCTATATTCCCTGTCCGGTCCGGATCACCGAGGTGATCGTCGAGAGTGAGGACGGCAACCTGAAGAGTTTCCGGCTGGCCTTTGAAAGAAGCGAAGACGCCAGGGCCTGGTCCCATGTGCCGGGTCAGTTTGCCATGCTCTCTTTGGCCGGCCAGGGTGAGATCCCCATTGGTATCGCCTCCCCGCCCGGGGAAAAGGAGCTGCTTTTCACGGTCAACCGGGCCGGCAAGGTGACAACGGCCCTGCACATGCTGGACGTAGGAGCCCGCATCGGCCTCCGGGGGCCGCTGGGCAACGGTTTCCCCGTGGACGGTGCTCTCCGGGGGAAAAACATTGTTATCATTGGTGGCGGATTCGCCTTCACCACCTTGCGGGCCACCCTGCTCCACATGCTGGAAAACCGTAAGGATTATGGCCAAGTCACGGTCATCTACGGCGCCAGAAGCCCGGGGATGCTCCTGTACCGGAAAGAGCTGGAGGCCTGGGATGCGCGGGACGACGTGGAAATGCATGTCACCATCGACCGGGAAGCACCGGGCTGGGACGGGCTGGTGGGGTTCGTCCCCACCATCGTCGGCCAGGTTGCGCCTTCTCCGGAAAATGCGGTCGCCCTCATCTGCGGGCCACCCATCATGATCAGGTTCACCATGGGACCGCTGGAGGAACTTGGCTGGCAGAACGACCAGGTCTACCTGTCGCTGGAAAACCGGATGAAATGCGGCCTGGGGGTCTGTGGTCACTGCAACGTCGGCCCGGTCTATGTCTGCAAGGACGGACCGGTGTTCACCAGGGCCGAGGTCCTGGAGCTGCCTGTGGAGTATTGA
- a CDS encoding Hpt domain-containing protein, with translation MKSDDYLQTIHAHLRSAYLLSEEKIASVMPTFLTTLNSHLQRLEQAAQSDDLKILGKAGHTIKGALLNLGLLDLADVAFQIEWGCNQGDREMDYRKIVREIGTEIRKITGEPG, from the coding sequence ATGAAAAGCGACGACTACCTGCAGACCATTCACGCCCATCTCCGGTCCGCCTACCTGCTGTCCGAGGAAAAAATCGCCTCGGTCATGCCCACCTTTCTCACTACCCTGAACTCCCATCTCCAGCGGTTGGAACAGGCCGCCCAAAGCGACGACCTGAAAATTCTCGGTAAGGCCGGACATACCATAAAGGGCGCCCTGCTCAACCTCGGGCTGTTGGATCTGGCCGATGTGGCCTTTCAGATCGAATGGGGATGCAACCAGGGCGACAGGGAGATGGATTATAGAAAAATTGTCCGGGAAATCGGCACAGAGATCAGAAAGATCACCGGCGAACCAGGATAA